A portion of the Ferrimonas lipolytica genome contains these proteins:
- a CDS encoding FG-GAP-like repeat-containing protein, translating into MSGMDIRCCLPINSLIAVIGLLVSIGSTSASSSAVESSLFWQDVEVEFGSYDINTSADGANSVYAADIDGDGDMDALSASVYDDTIAWYETSIAEDGSVSFTAHDISTSADGARSVFAADIDGDGDMDVLSASADDDTIAWYEANLAEDGSVSFTTHDISTSADGATSVYAADIDGDSDMDVLSASADDDTIAWYETNVAEDGSVSFTAHDIGTSADGASSVFAADIDDDGDIDVLSASSSDDTIAWYEANIAEDGSVSFVAHDISTSAYYATSVYAADIDSDGDMDVLSASSSDDTIAWYEASIAEDGSVGFTTHDISTSAVVATSVYATDIDSDGDMDVLSASSRDNTIAWYEADIAEDSRVSFAAHDVSTSANGATSVYAADIDGDGNMDVLSASASDDTIAWYQSEPQYQFGVPESGMLVASVQATDADGDDISYAIDETSIDAERLSINASTGELSFVDQTDYHTPLDSDGDNVYELTVTATAGGETIHIGVEIEVQEDDFAPSLFEDSSLDEVVIDTPSATTAVSYRFWSSELGSLTMSGSCGTSSDAEVSEGFNTLTLTATDNSSGLGLGSYTDCALTVTDVVGNSRTLAISSFSVVLADSDADGVPNYYDVAADGTTVGAGYQAGDFVDSDGTALDSDGDGIVDYLEQNPGENDAPVWVDYGLEFGSDAITTGASGATSVYAADIDGDGDTDALSASVYDDTIAWYEATIGEDGSVSFTAHDISTSADGARSVFAADIDGDGDMDVLSASVYDHTIAWYETNLAEDGSVSFTAHDISTSAYGARSVFAADIDGDGDMDVLSASADDDTIAWYETNIASDGSVSFIAHDIGTSANGASSVFAADIDGDGDMDVLSASEFDHTIAWYEANIAEDGSVSFTAHDISTSTDGAYSVYAADINGDGDMDALSASVYDDTIAWYETSIAEDGSVSFTAHDISTSADSAYSVYAADIDGDGDMDVLSASRVDDTIAWYETDIADDGSVSFTARDISTSADGARSVYAADIDSDGNMDVLSASDDTIAWYQSEPQYQFSVFEGRELLASVQAMDADGDDISYAIDETSIDAEQLSINASTGELSFVNQPNYDTPLDSDGDGLYELTVTATAGGETIHIGVEIEVQEDDFAPSLFEDSSLDEVVIDTPSATTAVSYRFWSSELGSLTMSGSCGTSSDAEVSEGFNTLPLTATDNSSDLGLGSYTDCALTVTDLAGNSRTLAISSFSVVLADSDADGVPNYYDVAADGTTVGAGYQAGVFVDNDGNALDSDGDGIVDYLEQNPGENDAPVWVDYGLEFGSDAITTGANGATSVYAADIDGDGDMDVLSASANDDTIAWYETSIAEDGSVSFTAHDISASADTARSVYAADIDGDGDMDVLSASSRYDTIAWYEATIGENGSVNFTAHDISTSADGAYSVYAADIDGDGDMDVLSASADDDTIAWYETSIASDGSVSFTAHDISTSADGAYSVYAADIDGDGDMDVLSASADDDTIAWYEANIAEDGSVSFTAHDITNDAVGAHSAYAADIDGDGDMDVLSASANDDTIAWYEANIADDSSVSFTARNITNDANYAQSIYAADIDGDGDMDVLSASYDNDTIAWYATSIAEDGSVSFVAHDISTSANGARSVYAADIDSDGNMDVLSASYFDDTIAWYQSEPQYQFSVFEGRELLASVQAMDADGDDISYAIDETSIDAEQLSINASTGELSFVNQPNYDTPLDSDGDGLYELTVTATAGSETIRIGVEIETKADDFAPSLFEDSSLDEVVIDTPSATTAVSYRFWSSELGSLTMSGSCGTSSDAEVSEGFNTLPLTATDNSSDLGLGSYTDCALTVTDLAGNSRTLAISSFSVVLADSDADDVPNYYDVAADGTTVGAGYQAGVFVDNDGNALDSDGDGIVDYLEQNPGESDAPVWIDYQFELGLSSDAITTDADGAHSAYSADIDGDGDMDVLSASVYDDTIAWYETSIAEDGSVSFTAHDISTIAHDARSVFAADIDGDGDMDVLSASAGYDTIAWYETNIAEDGSVSFTAHDISTNAFGARSVFAADIDGDGDMDVLSASSRDNTIAWYETSIAEDGSVSFTAHDISTSADGASSVFAADIDDDGDIDVLSASSSDDTIAWYEANIAEDGSVSFVAHDISTSAYYATSVYAADIDSDGDMDVLSASSSDDTIAWYEASIAEDGSVGFTTHDISTSAVVATSVYATDIDSDGDMDVLSASSRDNTIAWYEADIAEDSRVSFAAHDVSTSANGATSVYAADIDGDGNMDVLSASASDDTIAWYQSEPQYQFGVPESGMLVASVQATDADGDDISYAIDVSNVDGVQLSIDAETGELSFVNQPNYDTPLDSDGNNVYEVTVTASSANDIISISVYIEVIADADGDGIPDDYDLNGSLYSEGAYVDVTGTPIDSDGDGVPDYYDLAGVGFVTGTYVDASGTALDTDNDGAVDYTETYPGENDAPAALGDEFALLRDAEDSYRLDVLANDSDADGDDLWIESATSEVGDLTIDGELVLTLSEFYLGDFTLSYTVTDGQASTTAVISVSISASASDVPLIIAPADLELDATGVLTKVELGVATAVNFMGEAVAVSMAEPKVYYSSGNHVVVWQAEDPATGLRVEAEQLLLLHPQLSLAPMQTVAEGGAVSIEVVLSGDAPEYPIEAALSFSGSADANDYVTDDISKVVISEGHSGSVILQTIADEVLEGDETIEVSLTEGNLGEVSTQLITIAEGNVAPEVELQVVQAGERRTLIAADQGTVTVTAEAFDANNDALTLSWVIDEGLMAAQPQGDEFSFEPSALSSGQYRIQVTVSDDAATPASAIAVEYLQLSSELVELGEEDSDGDQQSDQDEGYGDTDHDGIPDYLDAIDDCKLIPESLETQEQYLVEVETGACLHLGETLYGQASGGLLVSEEEIEQSIGMCSEADYTGGLYDFVVTDLSQVGGSYHVVIPQRSPIPNNAVYRNYLDAVGWVEFVEDDRNQVSSAAGDQGYCPSPLDDSWTSGLTAGHWCVNLYLEDGGPNDADGEANGRIVNLGGVAVMMSENHNPDAVDDALSLLRGQSTVINVLANDSDVDGDSLSVGSVEAIYGEVSITADNRVLYQSDSEFVGEDTITYSVLDSHGGRAMAQVIVSMVVNSPPEVVDDALTVTEGIAVSIDVLANDSDADGDSLTIVSAVADSGEVSIEDTAMLHFTPEQGFVGLVIISYQVSDGIDTESGQALVTVVAAQGDDSSSGSLGLGVLLLLFGFAARRRYHRC; encoded by the coding sequence ATGTCAGGGATGGACATTCGCTGTTGCTTACCAATTAATAGTTTGATTGCTGTTATTGGTTTGCTGGTGAGTATAGGCAGTACTAGTGCAAGTTCATCAGCAGTTGAAAGCTCGCTATTTTGGCAGGATGTTGAGGTAGAGTTCGGTTCTTATGACATTAACACCAGTGCCGACGGTGCCAACTCTGTCTATGCCGCCGATATCGACGGCGATGGCGACATGGACGCGCTGTCGGCCTCAGTTTATGACGACACCATCGCTTGGTATGAGACCAGTATTGCCGAAGATGGTAGCGTTAGCTTTACGGCTCACGACATTAGCACTAGCGCCGATGGTGCCCGTTCGGTTTTTGCTGCCGATATCGATGGCGATGGTGATATGGATGTGCTGTCGGCCTCAGCTGATGACGACACCATCGCTTGGTATGAGGCCAATCTTGCTGAAGATGGCAGCGTCAGTTTCACTACCCACGACATTAGCACCAGCGCCGATGGTGCTACTTCTGTTTACGCTGCCGATATCGACGGCGATAGCGATATGGATGTGCTGTCGGCCTCAGCTGATGACGACACCATCGCCTGGTATGAGACTAATGTTGCCGAAGATGGCAGCGTCAGTTTTACTGCCCACGACATTGGCACCAGCGCCGACGGTGCTAGTTCAGTTTTTGCTGCCGATATCGATGACGATGGCGACATAGATGTACTGTCGGCCTCATCAAGTGACGACACCATCGCCTGGTATGAAGCCAATATTGCCGAAGATGGCAGCGTCAGCTTTGTTGCCCACGACATTAGCACCAGTGCCTATTATGCTACCTCAGTGTATGCCGCAGATATCGACAGCGATGGCGACATGGATGTACTGTCGGCCTCATCAAGTGACGATACCATCGCTTGGTATGAGGCCAGTATTGCCGAAGATGGCAGCGTCGGTTTTACGACTCATGATATTAGCACTAGCGCTGTCGTCGCCACTTCTGTTTACGCTACAGATATCGACAGCGATGGCGACATGGACGTGCTGTCGGCCTCGTCACGTGACAACACCATCGCTTGGTATGAGGCTGATATTGCCGAAGATAGCCGCGTTAGCTTTGCTGCCCATGACGTTAGTACCAGCGCCAATGGTGCAACCTCAGTATACGCCGCAGATATCGACGGTGATGGCAATATGGACGTGCTATCGGCCTCAGCTTCTGACGACACCATTGCCTGGTATCAAAGCGAGCCGCAATATCAATTTGGGGTGCCCGAAAGTGGCATGCTGGTGGCGAGCGTGCAAGCGACGGATGCCGATGGTGACGACATCAGCTACGCCATTGATGAGACCAGTATTGACGCTGAGCGGTTATCAATTAACGCCAGCACAGGCGAGCTCAGTTTTGTTGACCAAACCGATTACCACACCCCTCTGGATAGCGACGGTGACAATGTCTATGAGTTGACGGTTACAGCAACAGCTGGGGGTGAGACCATTCATATTGGCGTTGAGATAGAAGTTCAGGAAGATGATTTTGCGCCGTCTTTGTTTGAAGACTCATCTCTGGATGAGGTTGTGATTGATACCCCCAGCGCAACAACCGCAGTCAGTTATCGTTTCTGGAGCAGTGAGTTGGGCTCTTTGACTATGAGTGGCAGCTGCGGCACCAGCTCCGACGCAGAGGTATCTGAAGGTTTCAACACCCTGACCCTAACCGCGACAGATAACAGCTCCGGCCTGGGATTGGGTAGTTACACGGATTGCGCACTGACGGTTACCGACGTGGTTGGAAATAGCCGCACATTAGCCATCAGTTCTTTTAGTGTGGTGCTCGCCGATAGCGATGCTGATGGCGTACCGAATTATTATGATGTTGCCGCAGATGGCACCACGGTTGGGGCGGGTTATCAAGCCGGTGACTTTGTTGATAGCGACGGTACGGCGTTAGATAGCGATGGTGATGGCATCGTCGATTATCTGGAGCAGAACCCAGGCGAAAACGATGCGCCAGTATGGGTGGATTATGGGCTTGAATTTGGCTCTGACGCCATCACCACCGGTGCAAGTGGCGCCACTTCTGTCTATGCCGCCGATATCGATGGCGATGGCGACACGGACGCGCTTTCGGCCTCAGTTTATGACGACACCATCGCTTGGTACGAGGCTACCATTGGCGAAGATGGCAGCGTTAGTTTTACGGCTCACGACATTAGCACCAGCGCCGATGGTGCCCGTTCGGTTTTTGCTGCCGATATCGATGGCGATGGTGATATGGATGTGCTGTCGGCCTCAGTTTATGACCACACCATCGCCTGGTATGAGACTAATCTTGCCGAAGATGGCAGCGTTAGTTTTACTGCCCACGACATTAGCACCAGCGCCTATGGTGCCCGTTCGGTTTTTGCTGCCGATATCGATGGCGATGGTGATATGGATGTGCTGTCGGCCTCAGCTGACGACGACACCATCGCTTGGTATGAGACTAATATTGCCAGTGATGGCAGCGTCAGTTTTATTGCCCACGACATTGGCACCAGCGCCAACGGCGCTAGTTCAGTTTTTGCTGCAGATATCGACGGTGATGGCGACATGGACGTGCTATCCGCCTCAGAGTTTGATCATACCATCGCTTGGTATGAAGCTAATATTGCCGAAGATGGCAGCGTCAGTTTTACGGCCCATGACATTAGCACCAGCACCGATGGTGCCTACTCGGTTTATGCTGCCGATATCAACGGCGATGGCGACATGGACGCGCTGTCGGCCTCAGTTTATGACGACACCATCGCTTGGTATGAGACTAGTATTGCCGAAGATGGTAGCGTCAGTTTTACGGCCCATGACATTAGCACCAGCGCCGATAGCGCCTACTCGGTTTATGCTGCAGATATTGATGGCGATGGCGACATGGACGTGCTGTCGGCCTCACGCGTTGACGACACCATTGCCTGGTATGAGACTGACATTGCCGATGATGGCAGCGTTAGCTTTACGGCCCGCGACATTAGCACCAGCGCCGATGGCGCCCGCTCAGTCTATGCTGCCGATATCGACAGCGATGGCAATATGGACGTGTTATCAGCTTCTGACGACACCATTGCTTGGTACCAAAGCGAGCCGCAATACCAATTCAGCGTGTTTGAAGGGCGAGAGTTGCTGGCCAGCGTACAAGCGATGGATGCCGATGGTGACGACATCAGCTACGCCATTGATGAGACCAGTATTGACGCTGAGCAGTTATCAATTAACGCCAGCACAGGCGAGCTCAGTTTTGTTAACCAACCCAATTATGACACCCCTTTGGATAGTGATGGTGACGGTCTCTATGAGTTGACGGTTACTGCAACAGCTGGGGGTGAGACCATTCATATTGGCGTTGAGATAGAAGTTCAGGAAGATGATTTTGCGCCGTCTTTGTTTGAAGACTCATCTCTGGATGAGGTTGTGATTGATACCCCCAGCGCAACAACCGCAGTCAGTTATCGTTTCTGGAGCAGTGAGTTGGGCTCTTTGACTATGAGTGGCAGCTGCGGCACCAGCTCCGACGCAGAGGTATCTGAAGGTTTCAACACCCTGCCCCTAACCGCGACAGATAACAGCTCCGACTTGGGATTAGGCAGTTACACGGATTGCGCGCTGACGGTTACCGACTTAGCTGGAAATAGCCGCACGTTAGCCATCAGTTCTTTTAGTGTGGTGCTCGCCGATAGCGATGCTGATGGCGTACCGAATTATTATGATGTTGCCGCAGATGGCACCACGGTTGGGGCGGGTTATCAAGCTGGTGTCTTTGTTGATAACGATGGCAATGCGCTAGATAGCGATGGTGATGGCATCGTCGATTATCTGGAGCAGAACCCAGGCGAAAACGATGCGCCAGTATGGGTGGATTATGGGCTTGAATTTGGCTCTGACGCCATCACCACCGGTGCAAATGGCGCCACTTCTGTCTATGCCGCCGATATCGATGGCGATGGCGACATGGACGTGCTGTCGGCCTCAGCTAATGACGACACCATCGCCTGGTATGAGACCAGTATTGCAGAAGATGGCAGCGTTAGTTTTACTGCCCACGACATTAGCGCCAGCGCTGATACTGCCCGCTCAGTCTATGCTGCCGATATCGATGGCGATGGTGATATGGATGTGCTGTCGGCCTCGTCACGTTACGATACCATCGCTTGGTATGAGGCTACCATTGGCGAAAATGGCAGCGTCAATTTTACGGCCCATGACATTAGCACCAGCGCCGATGGTGCCTACTCGGTTTATGCTGCAGATATCGACGGCGATGGTGATATGGACGTGCTATCGGCCTCAGCTGATGACGACACCATCGCTTGGTATGAAACTAGTATTGCCAGTGATGGCAGCGTCAGTTTTACCGCCCATGACATTAGCACCAGCGCCGATGGTGCCTACTCGGTTTATGCTGCCGATATCGACGGCGATGGCGACATGGACGTGCTATCGGCCTCAGCTGATGACGACACCATCGCTTGGTATGAAGCCAATATTGCCGAAGATGGCAGCGTCAGTTTTACCGCCCATGACATCACCAATGACGCTGTTGGTGCCCACTCGGCTTACGCCGCCGATATTGATGGCGATGGCGATATGGACGTGCTATCGGCCTCAGCTAATGACGACACCATCGCCTGGTATGAAGCCAATATTGCCGATGATAGCAGCGTCAGTTTTACCGCCCGTAACATCACCAACGACGCTAATTATGCCCAGTCTATCTATGCCGCCGATATCGACGGCGATGGTGACATGGACGTGCTGTCGGCCTCATATGACAACGACACTATTGCCTGGTATGCGACCAGTATTGCTGAAGATGGCAGCGTCAGCTTTGTTGCCCATGACATTAGCACCAGCGCCAATGGCGCCCGCTCAGTCTATGCTGCCGATATCGACAGCGATGGCAATATGGACGTGTTATCAGCTTCGTATTTTGACGACACCATTGCTTGGTACCAAAGCGAGCCGCAATACCAATTCAGCGTGTTTGAAGGGCGAGAGTTGCTGGCCAGCGTACAAGCGATGGATGCCGATGGTGACGACATCAGCTACGCCATTGATGAGACCAGTATTGACGCTGAGCAGTTATCAATTAACGCCAGCACAGGCGAGCTCAGTTTTGTTAACCAACCCAATTATGACACCCCTTTGGATAGTGATGGTGACGGTCTCTATGAGTTGACGGTTACTGCAACAGCTGGGAGCGAGACCATCCGCATTGGTGTGGAGATAGAAACTAAGGCGGATGACTTTGCACCGTCTTTGTTTGAAGACTCATCTCTGGATGAGGTTGTGATTGATACCCCCAGCGCAACAACCGCAGTCAGTTATCGTTTCTGGAGCAGTGAGTTGGGCTCTTTGACTATGAGTGGCAGCTGCGGCACCAGCTCCGACGCAGAGGTATCTGAAGGTTTCAACACCCTGCCCCTAACCGCGACAGATAACAGCTCCGACTTGGGATTAGGCAGTTACACGGATTGCGCGCTGACGGTTACCGACTTAGCTGGAAATAGCCGCACGTTAGCCATCAGTTCTTTTAGTGTGGTGCTCGCCGATAGCGATGCTGATGACGTACCGAATTATTATGATGTTGCCGCAGATGGCACCACGGTTGGGGCGGGTTATCAAGCTGGTGTCTTTGTTGATAACGATGGCAATGCGCTAGATAGCGATGGTGATGGCATCGTCGATTATCTGGAGCAGAACCCAGGCGAAAGCGATGCACCGGTCTGGATAGATTATCAGTTTGAGCTTGGGTTAAGCTCTGACGCCATCACCACCGATGCAGATGGCGCCCACTCTGCCTATTCTGCCGATATCGACGGCGATGGCGACATGGACGTGCTGTCGGCCTCAGTTTATGACGACACCATCGCCTGGTATGAGACCAGTATTGCCGAAGATGGTAGCGTTAGCTTTACGGCTCATGATATTAGCACTATCGCCCATGATGCCCGTTCGGTTTTTGCTGCCGATATCGATGGCGATGGTGATATGGATGTGCTGTCGGCCTCAGCTGGTTACGACACCATCGCTTGGTATGAGACTAATATTGCCGAAGATGGTAGCGTTAGCTTTACGGCTCATGATATTAGCACTAACGCCTTTGGTGCCCGTTCGGTTTTTGCTGCCGATATCGATGGCGATGGTGATATGGATGTGCTGTCGGCCTCGTCACGTGACAACACCATCGCTTGGTATGAGACTAGTATTGCCGAAGATGGCAGCGTTAGCTTTACGGCTCATGATATTAGCACCAGCGCCGACGGTGCTAGTTCAGTTTTTGCTGCCGATATCGATGACGATGGCGACATAGATGTACTGTCGGCCTCATCAAGTGACGACACCATCGCCTGGTATGAAGCCAATATTGCCGAAGATGGCAGCGTCAGCTTTGTTGCCCACGACATTAGCACCAGTGCCTATTATGCTACCTCAGTGTATGCCGCAGATATCGACAGCGATGGCGACATGGATGTACTGTCGGCCTCATCAAGTGACGATACCATCGCTTGGTATGAGGCCAGTATTGCCGAAGATGGCAGCGTCGGTTTTACGACTCATGATATTAGCACTAGCGCTGTCGTCGCCACTTCTGTTTACGCTACAGATATCGACAGCGATGGCGACATGGACGTGCTGTCGGCCTCGTCACGTGACAACACCATCGCTTGGTATGAGGCTGATATTGCCGAAGATAGCCGCGTTAGCTTTGCTGCCCATGACGTTAGTACCAGCGCCAATGGTGCAACCTCAGTATACGCCGCAGATATCGACGGTGATGGCAATATGGACGTGCTATCGGCCTCAGCTTCTGACGACACCATTGCCTGGTATCAAAGCGAGCCGCAATATCAATTTGGGGTGCCCGAAAGTGGCATGCTGGTGGCGAGCGTGCAAGCGACGGATGCCGATGGTGATGACATCAGCTACGCCATCGATGTCAGCAATGTTGATGGCGTACAGTTGTCGATTGATGCCGAGACGGGCGAGCTCAGTTTTGTTAACCAACCCAATTACGACACCCCTCTGGATAGCGACGGTAACAATGTCTATGAGGTCACGGTTACTGCGTCGTCAGCAAACGACATTATCAGCATCTCTGTATACATAGAGGTGATTGCGGATGCTGACGGTGATGGCATTCCTGATGACTACGATTTAAATGGCTCTCTTTATAGTGAGGGTGCCTATGTCGACGTAACGGGCACGCCAATAGACAGCGATGGTGATGGCGTACCAGATTACTACGACCTCGCTGGTGTGGGCTTTGTGACTGGCACTTATGTTGATGCCAGCGGCACTGCGTTGGATACTGATAACGACGGTGCCGTTGACTACACCGAAACCTACCCAGGTGAAAATGATGCACCGGCCGCACTGGGTGATGAATTTGCCCTGCTGCGTGATGCTGAGGACAGTTATCGATTGGATGTGCTTGCCAATGATAGCGATGCTGATGGCGACGATCTATGGATTGAGTCCGCAACCAGTGAGGTTGGTGATCTGACTATCGATGGTGAGCTCGTATTGACACTGTCGGAGTTCTATCTCGGCGATTTCACGCTGAGCTACACCGTCACTGACGGTCAGGCATCGACCACCGCTGTGATCAGTGTGAGCATATCTGCAAGTGCGTCTGATGTGCCGCTGATAATCGCTCCAGCGGATCTTGAGCTTGATGCTACTGGCGTGTTAACTAAGGTGGAGTTGGGCGTTGCGACTGCGGTGAACTTCATGGGCGAAGCTGTGGCAGTGAGCATGGCTGAACCTAAGGTTTATTACTCTTCTGGTAATCATGTAGTGGTGTGGCAAGCCGAAGATCCCGCCACCGGCCTTCGAGTTGAGGCTGAGCAACTGCTGCTACTACACCCGCAACTGTCGTTGGCACCAATGCAAACCGTTGCCGAGGGCGGTGCAGTTAGCATTGAGGTAGTGCTCAGTGGTGATGCGCCTGAGTATCCAATTGAAGCCGCGCTTAGCTTTTCTGGCAGCGCTGATGCTAATGATTATGTTACCGATGACATCAGCAAGGTGGTTATTTCCGAGGGGCATAGTGGTAGCGTGATATTGCAGACCATCGCAGACGAAGTGCTTGAAGGTGATGAAACCATTGAGGTAAGCCTGACTGAAGGCAACCTTGGTGAGGTATCGACGCAACTTATCACCATTGCTGAAGGAAATGTGGCACCGGAGGTTGAGCTGCAGGTCGTTCAAGCTGGTGAGCGCCGAACCCTGATTGCGGCGGACCAAGGAACGGTAACCGTGACGGCGGAGGCATTCGATGCAAATAACGATGCGCTCACGCTCAGTTGGGTGATTGACGAAGGGTTGATGGCGGCTCAGCCACAAGGGGATGAGTTTAGCTTTGAGCCGAGCGCGTTAAGCTCTGGCCAGTATCGGATACAGGTGACCGTAAGTGACGATGCCGCAACGCCGGCCTCTGCTATTGCTGTGGAGTATCTGCAACTGTCTTCCGAGTTGGTTGAGCTCGGCGAGGAGGACAGCGATGGCGACCAACAGTCTGACCAAGACGAAGGCTACGGTGATACTGACCACGATGGGATCCCCGATTATCTGGACGCAATTGACGATTGCAAGCTGATACCCGAATCCCTAGAGACTCAAGAGCAATACCTCGTTGAGGTTGAAACTGGTGCTTGCCTGCATCTGGGGGAGACCTTATATGGCCAAGCTAGTGGGGGACTGTTAGTGAGTGAAGAGGAGATCGAACAATCGATTGGTATGTGTTCCGAGGCTGACTACACAGGCGGGCTGTACGACTTTGTCGTTACCGATTTGTCGCAAGTGGGAGGGAGCTACCATGTGGTGATCCCTCAGCGCAGTCCAATCCCGAATAACGCCGTGTATCGCAATTACCTGGATGCTGTGGGGTGGGTGGAGTTTGTTGAGGATGACCGTAACCAGGTGTCCTCAGCGGCCGGAGACCAAGGCTATTGTCCATCACCTCTGGATGACAGCTGGACATCGGGCCTGACCGCAGGACATTGGTGCGTCAACCTCTATCTTGAGGACGGTGGTCCTAACGACGCCGACGGTGAGGCCAATGGCCGCATCGTTAACCTAGGCGGCGTGGCGGTAATGATGAGTGAGAACCACAACCCCGATGCCGTCGATGATGCACTTAGTCTGTTGCGAGGTCAAAGCACGGTCATTAATGTGCTGGCTAATGACAGCGATGTTGATGGTGACTCACTATCGGTCGGTTCGGTAGAAGCGATCTATGGCGAGGTGTCGATTACTGCGGATAATCGCGTCCTATATCAGAGTGACAGCGAGTTTGTTGGTGAGGATACGATCACATACAGTGTTCTCGACAGTCATGGCGGGCGAGCGATGGCTCAGGTAATTGTCTCTATGGTTGTCAACTCTCCTCCGGAGGTGGTTGATGATGCCTTGACGGTGACTGAGGGTATCGCAGTGAGTATTGATGTTCTTGCCAACGACAGCGATGCTGACGGTGATAGCTTGACCATCGTTTCGGCAGTGGCTGACAGCGGTGAGGTAAGCATTGAAGATACAGCCATGCTGCACTTCACCCCTGAGCAAGGTTTTGTGGGTTTGGTGATCATCAGTTATCAGGTGTCCGATGGCATTGATACCGAGTCGGGGCAGGCGCTAGTAACGGTCGTAGCGGCGCAGGGCGATGATTCTAGCAGTGGCTCTCTGGGTTTAGGCGTGCTACTTCTGCTGTTTGGCTTTGCAGCGAGGCGGCGGTATCACCGTTGCTAA
- a CDS encoding transposase, which yields MWTTFLRDITLLVDNVLGAGSFIANQDYDSKALRQHIDDSASKLVISKRNYDSNINKERVGWCWYKYRHLVENAFAQVKHFRSVATRYEKLVRNHASMVTLAFIIRLA from the coding sequence ATGTGGACTACATTCCTTCGTGATATCACCTTGCTGGTTGATAACGTGTTAGGCGCGGGCTCATTTATTGCGAACCAGGACTACGACAGCAAAGCTCTGCGGCAGCACATTGACGATTCAGCCTCAAAACTAGTGATATCCAAGAGAAACTACGATAGCAACATAAATAAAGAAAGAGTGGGTTGGTGTTGGTATAAATATCGACATCTAGTTGAAAACGCTTTCGCACAGGTCAAACATTTTCGCTCTGTAGCAACCCGATACGAGAAATTAGTGAGAAATCACGCCAGTATGGTAACGCTGGCGTTCATAATCAGGTTGGCATAA